Proteins encoded within one genomic window of Bacillus thermozeamaize:
- a CDS encoding DNA-directed RNA polymerase subunit alpha — translation MIEIEKPKIELVEVDEKGTYGKFVVEPLERGYGITLGNSLRRILLSSLPGAAVKSVYIEGVLHEFSTIPGVVEDTTEIILNLKQLALRIHSDEEKILEIEAEGPGEVTAADIRADSDVDILNPELHIATLEEDGRLYMRMEANRGRGFVLAEKNKRDDQPIGVIPIDSIYTPIKRVNYSVENTRVGQVTNYDKLTLEVWTDGSIHPEEAVSLGSKILIEHLRLFVDLTKEGHDTEIMVEKEEDQKDKILEMTIEELDLSVRSYNCLKRAGINTVYELTTKTEEDMMKVRNLGKKSLEEVQEKLAELGLSFRKVE, via the coding sequence TTGATTGAAATCGAAAAGCCCAAGATCGAGCTGGTTGAAGTGGATGAAAAAGGGACGTACGGGAAATTTGTCGTAGAACCGTTGGAACGGGGATACGGAATCACCTTGGGGAATTCCCTGCGGCGGATCCTGCTGTCATCTTTGCCAGGAGCCGCCGTAAAATCAGTATATATTGAAGGCGTGCTGCATGAATTCTCGACGATCCCGGGAGTGGTTGAAGATACCACAGAGATCATCCTCAATCTCAAACAACTGGCCCTGAGAATTCACTCTGATGAAGAAAAAATCCTGGAAATTGAGGCAGAAGGGCCTGGAGAAGTGACGGCCGCCGACATCCGCGCAGACAGCGATGTGGACATCCTCAACCCCGAACTGCACATTGCGACGCTGGAAGAGGATGGACGGCTGTATATGCGGATGGAAGCAAACCGGGGCAGAGGATTTGTCCTGGCCGAGAAAAACAAGCGGGATGATCAGCCGATTGGCGTGATTCCGATCGACTCCATCTACACTCCCATCAAGCGTGTCAACTACAGCGTGGAAAACACGCGCGTCGGACAGGTGACCAACTACGACAAATTGACCCTGGAGGTCTGGACTGACGGCAGCATTCATCCCGAAGAGGCGGTAAGCTTAGGTTCCAAGATCTTGATCGAGCATCTGAGGTTGTTTGTCGACCTGACAAAGGAAGGTCATGATACCGAAATCATGGTGGAGAAAGAGGAGGATCAGAAGGACAAGATCCTGGAGATGACGATCGAGGAGCTGGATCTGTCTGTCCGATCCTACAACTGCTTGAAACGGGCCGGTATCAACACGGTGTACGAGCTGACGACCAAGACCGAAGAGGACATGATGAAGGTTCGCAACCTCGGAAAAAAATCGCTGGAAGAAGTGCAAGAAAAACTGGCTGAACTGGGATTGTCCTTCCGGAAAGTAGAATGA
- a CDS encoding 30S ribosomal protein S11, with amino-acid sequence MAARKGTTRTRRRDRKNVESGVAHIRSTFNNTIVTITDPHGNTISWASSGTMGFKGSRKSTPFAAQMAAEAAAKAAMEHGMRTVEVRVKGPGSGREAAIRSLQAAGLEVSSIQDVTPIPHNGCRPPKRRRV; translated from the coding sequence ATGGCAGCGCGTAAAGGTACCACGCGGACCAGACGCCGGGATCGGAAAAATGTCGAGAGCGGCGTGGCGCATATCCGCTCCACGTTTAACAACACGATCGTCACAATCACCGATCCTCACGGGAACACCATATCCTGGGCCAGCTCGGGGACAATGGGTTTTAAGGGATCGCGGAAAAGTACGCCGTTTGCCGCGCAAATGGCTGCGGAAGCAGCCGCCAAGGCTGCCATGGAGCATGGCATGCGAACCGTCGAAGTGCGCGTCAAGGGGCCAGGTTCGGGACGGGAGGCCGCGATTCGTTCCTTGCAGGCCGCCGGGCTTGAGGTCAGCTCGATTCAGGATGTCACGCCCATCCCGCACAATGGGTGCCGTCCGCCAAAACGTCGTCGGGTATAA
- a CDS encoding 30S ribosomal protein S13, with product MARIVGVDLPRDKRVEVALTYIYGIGLPTAKKILAATGVNPDTRVRDLTEDEISRLRDEIDRNYKVEGDLRREVALNIKRLMEIGCYRGIRHRKGLPVRGQRTKTNARTRKGPRRTVANKKK from the coding sequence ATGGCACGTATCGTCGGTGTGGACCTACCCCGTGACAAACGGGTTGAAGTGGCCCTGACGTACATTTACGGCATTGGCTTGCCCACTGCAAAGAAGATTCTGGCGGCCACAGGCGTCAATCCGGACACACGCGTCCGCGATCTGACGGAAGATGAGATTTCCCGCCTGCGGGATGAGATTGACCGCAATTACAAGGTGGAAGGGGATTTGCGCCGTGAGGTGGCCCTGAACATCAAGCGCCTGATGGAGATCGGCTGCTATCGGGGCATCCGTCACCGCAAAGGCTTGCCTGTGCGCGGCCAGCGGACCAAGACCAATGCCAGAACGCGCAAAGGTCCCCGTCGCACAGTGGCAAACAAGAAGAAGTAA
- a CDS encoding 50S ribosomal protein L36, translating into MKVRPSVKPICEKCKIIRRKGTVMVICENPKHKQKQG; encoded by the coding sequence ATGAAGGTAAGGCCTTCGGTCAAACCGATCTGCGAAAAATGCAAGATCATCCGGCGCAAAGGAACCGTCATGGTGATTTGCGAAAATCCGAAGCACAAGCAGAAACAAGGTTAA